In Cuculus canorus isolate bCucCan1 chromosome 8, bCucCan1.pri, whole genome shotgun sequence, a single genomic region encodes these proteins:
- the DPH2 gene encoding 2-(3-amino-3-carboxypropyl)histidine synthase subunit 2: protein MATAFSSDGEAALRRELPLGLAPAREALDDFYEMDRAAAFVRGGGFRTVALQFPDELLAGAAAVAAQMEAVTGAKMYVLGDTTYGSCCVDEVAAEHAGAEAVLHYGPACLSPCRKLPVLHIFGQQPVDIRDCAEAFRQLYPDRQSHVVVLSDVVYAHAMGELEQQLCPEYPNVVFSRVVCGDPSGSTLPGEVCQFGRQFPVEAPGGLQDCAMFYVGAEGLALTNFMLTWNCCPFSSFDPATGCGRRETLNVNRALMRRLYLVERARDARVVGILVGTLGVAGYLAVLQHLRELLRRAGKRSYTLAVGKPNPAKLANFLEVDIFVLVACAQNSLLDSSEFYRPVVTPYELELACNPARKWTGNYLTDFRDLLPGACAHVELPPAIPAAEAVPDISLITGEMRATHLCDPPAPQLPPSTTLVCRDQTQALAEISPAASFLESRSWRGLEQQLGQTPVSKAVQGRRGIAIAYEDEGCEQP, encoded by the exons ATGGCAACGGCTTTCAGCAGCGATGGGGAGGCCGCGCTGCGGCGGGAGCTGCCACTGGGCCTGGCGCCAGCGCGGGAGGCGCTGGACGACTTCTACGAGATGGACCGGGCCGCCGCCTTCGTGCGAGGCGGGGGGTTCCGCACG GTCGCCCTCCAGTTCCCTGACGAGCTCCTGGCAGGTGCggcagcagtggcagctcaGATGGAAGCAGTGACTGGGGCCAAGATGTACGTCCTGGGAGACACCACATATggcag CTGCTGTGTCGACGAAGTGGCTGCTGAGCATGCTGGTGCTGAGGCTGTGCTGCACTACGGTCCGGCCTGCCTCAGCCCCTGCAGAAAGCTCCCGGTGCTCCACATCTTTGGTCAGCAGCCGGTAGACATCAGGGACTGTGCAGAGGCCTTCCGGCAGCTCTACCCTGACCGGCAAAGCCATGTGGTGGTGCTGAGTGATGTGGTCTATGCCCATGCAATGG GTGAGCTGGAGCAGCAGTTGTGCCCCGAGTACCCCAATGTTGTTTTCTCCAGAGTGGTGTGTGGGGACCCTTCTGGCTCCACACTGCCTGGGGAGGTGTGCCAGTTTGGCCGCCAGTTCCCAGTGGAGGCACCAGGAGGGCTGCAGGACTGTGCCATGTTCTACGTAGGAGCCGAGGGCCTGGCTCTCACGAACTTTATGCTGACCTGGAACTGCTGCCCCTTCAGTTCCTTTGATCCTGCCACCGGCTGTGGCCGCCGCGAGACCCTCAACGTTAACCGGGCCCTGATGCGACGCCTCTACCTGGTGGAGCGGGCCCGGGATGCCCGGGTGGTGGGCATCCTGGTGGGCACCCTTGGTGTGGCAGGCTACCTGGCCGTGCTGCAGCACCTCCGCGAGCTTTTGCGCCGGGCTGGCAAACGCAGCTACACGCTGGCTGTGGGGAAGCCCAACCCTGCCAAACTGGCCAATTTCCTGGAGGTAGACATCTTCGTCCTGGTGGCCTGTGCTCAGAACTCCCTGCTGGATTCCAGTGAGTTCTACCGGCCTGTCGTGACCCCCTATGAGCTGGAGCTGGCCTGTAACCCAGCCCGCAAGTGGACGGGGAACTACCTCACTGACTTTAGAGACCTGCTGCCAG GTGCCTGTGCGCACGTTGAGCTCCCACCAGCCATTCCGGCAGCAGAGGCTGTTCCTGACATCTCACTGATCACGGGGGAGATGCGCGCCACCCACCTTTGTGaccccccagctccccagctgccccccagcACCACCCTGGTCTGCAGGGACCAGACACAGGCCCTGGCGGAGATCAGTCCTGCTG cctcCTTCCTGGAGTCCCGCAGCTGGCGAGGACTGGAGCAGCAGTTGGGGCAGACGCCGGTCTCCAAAGCTGTGCAGGGCCGACGAGGGATTGCCATCGCCTACGAGGACGAAGGGTGTGAGCAGCCCTGA